Proteins from a genomic interval of Amycolatopsis sp. cg13:
- a CDS encoding helix-turn-helix transcriptional regulator produces the protein MATIDLRTEIKEFLRSRRARITPEQAGLPAYGGNRRVKGLRREEVALLAGVSVDYYVRMERGSLAGASDGVLDALASALHLDEAERDHLFHLARQSSGGPRRRRPAATVRPALQQVLAAITDAPAWICNGRYDVLATNRLARALYSPVLADPRRPANTARFVYLDPDAARTFFVDYDRVARDVAAKLRMEAGRNPHDEDLIALVGELSTRSELFRQQWASQDVRLHRSGRKRLHHPVVGQLDLDVESMDLPSEPGLILNVYTAATGTPTADGLALLASWAASQEELTTGG, from the coding sequence GTGGCCACGATCGATCTGCGCACTGAGATCAAGGAGTTCCTGAGGTCGCGTCGCGCGCGGATCACGCCCGAGCAGGCCGGACTGCCTGCCTATGGCGGCAATCGCCGGGTCAAGGGCCTGCGTCGCGAAGAGGTCGCGCTACTGGCCGGAGTGTCGGTGGACTACTACGTGCGCATGGAGCGCGGCAGCCTCGCCGGCGCCTCCGACGGGGTGCTCGACGCGCTGGCCTCCGCCTTGCACCTTGACGAGGCCGAGCGCGACCACCTCTTCCACCTTGCCCGGCAGTCCAGCGGCGGTCCGCGCCGTCGGCGACCCGCCGCGACGGTGCGTCCGGCGCTGCAGCAGGTGCTCGCCGCCATCACCGACGCCCCGGCGTGGATCTGCAACGGCCGCTACGACGTGCTGGCCACGAATCGCCTTGCCCGCGCGCTGTATTCCCCGGTGCTGGCCGACCCGCGACGCCCGGCGAACACCGCGCGATTCGTGTACCTGGATCCCGACGCGGCACGAACGTTCTTCGTCGACTACGACCGCGTCGCCCGCGATGTGGCCGCGAAGCTCCGCATGGAAGCCGGGCGCAACCCGCACGACGAGGACCTGATCGCCCTGGTCGGCGAGCTGTCGACGCGCAGCGAACTGTTCCGGCAGCAGTGGGCGTCTCAAGACGTCCGGCTCCACCGGTCCGGGCGCAAACGCCTGCACCATCCCGTCGTGGGCCAACTGGACCTGGACGTCGAGTCGATGGACCTGCCTTCCGAACCCGGGCTGATCCTGAACGTCTACACCGCCGCCACCGGCACACCGACCGCGGACGGCTTGGCCCTCCTGGCGTCGTGGGCGGCCAGCCAGGAGGAACTGACGACCGGCGGATAA
- a CDS encoding RraA family protein, producing MNHTELTERFATLTTAHLADGCLRARLSVRCAPAGTRAVIPGLKLAGRVLPARHSGSVDVFLEALTSAQPGDVLVVDNLGRLDESCVGDLITAEVATAGLSGIVIWGLHRDTAELREIGLPVYSLGSLSTGPLHLNDRAANALESATVGKWTVTTDDLVFGDDDGVLFIPAAQADDVFRLAESIRDTEHRQAAKIRDGVTLREQVRFSEFLAQRESDPSYTFRQHLRAKDSAIEE from the coding sequence ATGAACCACACCGAGCTAACCGAACGTTTCGCAACCCTGACCACCGCCCACCTGGCCGACGGCTGCCTGCGCGCCCGCCTGTCCGTCCGGTGCGCGCCAGCCGGAACCCGGGCAGTGATCCCAGGACTCAAGCTTGCCGGACGGGTGCTGCCCGCCCGCCACTCCGGCAGCGTGGACGTCTTCCTGGAAGCCCTCACTTCCGCACAACCCGGCGATGTCCTGGTAGTGGACAACCTAGGTCGCCTAGACGAGAGCTGCGTCGGCGACCTCATCACCGCCGAAGTCGCCACGGCTGGGCTAAGCGGGATTGTCATTTGGGGCCTGCACCGCGACACCGCCGAACTACGCGAAATCGGCCTCCCGGTCTACAGCCTTGGCTCCCTCTCCACCGGCCCGCTGCACCTCAACGACCGCGCCGCCAACGCCCTGGAATCCGCCACCGTCGGCAAATGGACGGTCACCACGGACGACCTGGTCTTCGGCGACGATGACGGTGTCCTCTTCATCCCGGCCGCCCAGGCCGATGACGTGTTCCGGCTCGCTGAATCCATTCGCGACACCGAGCATCGCCAGGCAGCGAAGATCCGTGACGGGGTTACTCTGCGCGAACAGGTCCGGTTCAGCGAATTCCTGGCCCAGCGGGAAAGCGACCCTTCCTACACGTTCCGGCAGCATCTTCGTGCGAAAGACAGCGCTATTGAGGAATAG